The following coding sequences are from one Rattus rattus isolate New Zealand chromosome 11, Rrattus_CSIRO_v1, whole genome shotgun sequence window:
- the Aebp1 gene encoding adipocyte enhancer-binding protein 1 codes for MAAVRTASLLCGLLALLALCPEGSPQTVLTDDEIQEFLEGFLSEFETQSPPREDDVEAQPLPEPTQRARKSKAGGKPRADAEAPPEKNKDKEKKGKKDKGPKAAKHLEGSARPTKKPKEKPPKATKKPKEKPPKATKKPKEKPPKATKKPKEKPPKATKRPSAGKRFSTVAPLETLERSLTSPSNPGARELPEERGRTSPNTWQGQGKETQVEARQHRPEPEEETEMPTLDYNDQIEREDYEDFEYIRRQKQPRPTPSRKRIWPEPPEEKTEKPEERKEVDPPLKPLLPPDYGDGYLIPNYDDLDYYFPHPPPQKPDVGQEVDEEKEELKKPKKEGSSPKEDTEDKWAAEKNKDHKAGPRKGEELEEEWAPVEKIKCPPIGMESHRIEDNQIRASSMLRHGLGAQRGRLNMQAGANEDDYYDGAWCAEDESQTQWIEVDTRRTTRFTGVITQGRDSSIHDDFVTTFFVGFSNDSQTWVMYTNGYEEMTFHGNVDKDTPVLSELPEPVVARFIRIYPLTWNGSLCMRLEVLGCPVTPVYSYYAQNEVVTTDSLDFRHHSYKDMRQLMKVVNEECPTITRTYSLGKSSRGLKIYAMEISDNPGEHELGEPEFRYTAGMHGNEVLGRELLLLLMQYLCHEYRDGNPRVRNLVQDTRIHLVPSLNPDGYEVAAQMGSEFGNWALGLWTEEGFDIFEDFPDLNSVLWAAEEKKWVPYRVPNNNLPIPERYLSPDATVSTEVRAIISWMEKNPFVLGANLNGGERLVSYPYDMARTPSQEQLLARHWQLPWKDEDGVSEAQETQITPFSWLAISFASAHLTMTEPYRGGCQAQDYTSGMGIVNGAKWNPRSGTFNDFSYLHTNCLELSIYLGCDKFPHESELPREWENNKEALLTFMEQVHRGIKGVVTDEQGIPIANATISVSGINHGVKTASGGDYWRILNPGEYRVTAHAEGYTSSAKTCNVDYDIGATQCNFILARSNWKRIREILAMNGNRPILRVDPSRPMTPQQRRLQQRRLRYRLRMREQMRLRRLNSTTAPATSPTPALTQPPSPTPGSTSRLWEILPTTAAGWEESETETYTEVVTEFETEYGPDLEVEELEEEEEEEEEEMDTDLTFPVTTVETYTVNFGDF; via the exons ATGGCTGCGGTACGCACCGCATCCCTGCTCTGCGGCCTCTTGGCACTCCTGGCGCTGTGCCCGGAGGGGAGCCCACAGACGGTGCTGACGGACGACGAGATCCAGGAGTTCCTCGAAGGCTTCCTTTCGGAGTTTGAGACCCAGTCCCCGCCCCGGGAGGACGACGTGGAAGCCCAGCCACTTCCCGAACCCACCCAGCGTGCCCGCAAATCCAAGGCAGGGGGCAAGCCGCGGGCAGATGCAGAAG CCCctccagaaaagaacaaagacaaagagaagaaaggaaagaaggacaaAGGCCCCAAGGCTGCAAAACACCTGGAAGGTTCCGCCAGGCCCACCAAGAAACCAAAGGAGAAGCCACCCAAGGCCACCAAGAAGCCTAAGGAGAAGCCACCCAAGGCCACCAAGAAGCCTAAGGAGAAGCCACCCAAGGCCACCAAGAAGCCTAAGGAGAAGCCACCCAAGGCCACTAAGAGGCCCTCGGCGGGAAAGAGATTCTCAACTGTAGCCCCCTTAGAAACGCTGGAGCGTTCACTCACCTCACCCTCCAACCCCGGCGCCAGGGAGCTACCAGAGGAGAGAG GAAGAACCTCCCCGAATACCTGGCAGGGCCAAGGAAAAGAGACCCAAGTGGAAGCCAGGCAGCACCGGCCCG AGCCAGAGGAGGAGACCGAGATGCCTACACTGGACTACAATGACCAGATAGAGCGGGAAGATTATGAAGACT TTGAGTACATCAGGCGGCAGAAGCAGCCCAGACCCACACCCAGCAGGAAGAGGATCTGGCCCGAGCCCCCTGAGGAGAAGACGGAAAAGccggaggaaaggaaggaagttg ATCCGCCTCTGAAGCCCCTGTTGCCCCCTGACTATGGGGATGGCTACTTGATCCCCAACTACGATGACT TGGACTActacttcccccaccccccaccacagaAGCCCGATGTTGGACAAGAGGTggatgaagaaaaggaggagttGA AGAAGCCCAAAAAGGAGGGCAGTAGCCCCAAGGAGGACACAGAAGACAAGTGGGCGGCGGAGAAAAACAAGGACCACAAAG CAGGGCCCCGGAAGGgcgaggagctggaggaggagtggGCTCCAGTGGAGAAAATCA AGTGCCCGCCTATCGGGATGGAGTCACACCGCATTGAGGACAACCAGATCCGCGCCTCCTCCATGCTGCGCCATGGCCTCGGAGCCCAGCGGGGCCGGCTCAACATGCAG GCTGGTGCCAATGAAGATGACTACTATGACGGGGCATGGTGTGCAGAGGACGAATCTCAGACCCAGTGGATTGAGGTGGACACCCGGAGGACGACTCGGTTCACAGGCGTGATTACCCAGGGTCGGGACTCCAGCATCCA TGACGACTTTGTGACTACCTTCTTCGTGGGCTTCAGCAATGACAGCCAGACCTGGGTGATGTACACCAATGGCTATGAGGAAATG ACCTTCCATGGGAATGTGGATAAGGACACGCCTGTGCTGAGTGAACTCCCCGAGCCAGTTGTGGCCCGTTTCATCCGCATCTATCCACTCACCTGGAACGGTAGCCTGTGCATGCGCCTGGAGGTGCTAGGCTGCCCTGTGACCC CTGTCTACAGCTACTACGCACAGAACGAGGTGGTGACCACTGACAGCCTGGACTTCCGGCACCACAGCTACAAGGACATGCGCCAG ctGATGAAGGTTGTGAATGAGGAGTGTCCTACCATTACCCGCACGTACAGCTTGGGCAAGAGTTCACGAGGGCTCAAGATCTATGCGATGGAGATCTCAGACAACCCCGGGGAGCATGAGTTGG GGGAGCCTGAGTTCCGCTACACAGCCGGCATGCACGGCAATGAGGTGCTGGGCCGAGAGCTGCTGTTACTGCTCATGCAGTACCTGTGTCACGAGTACCGGGATGGGAACCCCAGAGTGCGTAACCTGGTGCAGGACACGCGCATCCACCTGGTGCCTTCGCTGAACCCTGACGGCTACGAGGTGGCAGCGCAGATG GGCTCAGAGTTTGGGAACTGGGCACTGGGGCTGTGGACCGAGGAGGGCTTTGACATCTTCGAGGATTTCCCAGATCTCAACTCTGTGCTCTGGGCAGCTGAGGAGAAGAAATGGGTCCCTTACAGGGTCCCGAACAATAACTTGCCAATCCCTGAACGTTACCTGTCCCCAGATGCCACG GTATCCACAGAAGTCCGGGCCATCATTTCCTGGATGGAGAAGAACCCCTTTGTGCTGGGTGCAAATCTGAATGGTGGCGAGCGACTTGTGTCTTACCCCTATGACATGGCCCGGACACCTAGCCAGGAGCAGCTGTTGGCCCGGCACTGGCAGCTGCCGTGGAAAGATGAGGATGGGGTGTCTGAGGCCCAGGAGACTCAGATCACGCCATTTTCCTGGCTGGCTATCTCCTTTGCCTCTGCCCATCTCACCATGACTGAGCCCTACCGGGGAGGGTGCCAGGCCCAGGACTACACCAGTGGCATGGGTATCGTCAACGGGGCCAAGTGGAATCCTCGGTCTGGGA CTTTCAATGACTTCAGCTACCTGCATACCAACTGCCTGGAGCTCTCTATATACCTGGGCTGCGACAAGTTCCCCCACGAGAGCGAGCTGCCCCGAGAGTGGGAGAACAACAAAGAAGCCTTGCTAACCTTCATGGAGCAG GTGCACCGTGGCATCAAGGGTGTGGTGACGGATGAGCAAGGGATCCCCATTGCCAATGCTACCATCTCTGTGAGTGGCATCAACCACGGAGTAAAGACAG CGAGTGGAGGTGACTACTGGCGCATTCTGAACCCGGGTGAGTACCGTGTGACAGCTCACGCAGAGGGCTACACCTCAAGTGCCAAGACCTGCAACGTGGACTACGATATCGGGGCCACCCAGTGCAACTTCATCCTGGCACGCTCCAACTGGAAGCGCATTCGGGAGATCTTGGCTATGAACGGGAACCGTCCCATTCTCCGAGTTGACCCCTCACGACCAATGACCCCCCAGCAGCGGCGCCTGCAGCAGCGCCGGCTACGGTACCGGCTCAGGATGAGGGAACAGATGAGGCTGCGGCGTCTCAATTCTACCACAGCCCCTGCCACGAGCCCCACTCCTGCCCTTACGCAGCCTCCTTCCCCTACGCCAGGCAGTACCTCGAGGCTCTGGGAAATTCTACCCACGACCGCTGCGGGCTGGGAGGAGTCAGAGACTGAGACCTATACAGAGGTAGTGACAGAGTTTGAGACAGAGTATGGGCCTGACCTGGAGGTGGaggaactggaggaggaggaggaggaggaggaggaggagatggacaCAGACCTCACGTTTCCCGTCACAACAGTGGAGACCTACACAGTCAACTTTGGGGACTTCTGA
- the Pold2 gene encoding LOW QUALITY PROTEIN: DNA polymerase delta subunit 2 (The sequence of the model RefSeq protein was modified relative to this genomic sequence to represent the inferred CDS: inserted 1 base in 1 codon): MFSEQAAQRAHTLLSPPSASNATFARVPVATYTNSSQPFRLGERSFNRQYAHIYATRLIQMRPFLVSRAQQHWGSRVEVKKLCELQPGEQCCVVGTLFKAMPLQPSILREISEEHNLIPQPPRSKYIHPDDELVLEDELQRXKLKGTIDVSKLVTGTVLAVFGSVKDDGKFQVEDHCFADLAPQNPVPPLDTDRFVLLVSGLGLGGGGGESLLGTQLLVDVVTGQLGDEGEQCSAAHVSRVILAGNLLSHNTQSRDSINKAKYLTKKTQAASVEAVKMLDEILLQLSASVPVDVMPGEFDPTNYTLPQQPLHPCMFPLATAYATLQLVTNPYQATIDGVRFLGTSGQNVSDIFRYSSMEDHLEILEWTLRVRHISPTAPDTLGICSVTLVGPRAGMGSQHSLVLRKAVLATGLERSFCPWSKPAPYRLGAYRPRTAGPWDHRALWSQLGCCWHSVRGEGPLSGTAQQQAFLQGAIPSQTEFSATPQLGSKVIRGPEDQAVLLVAVPDFSSTQTACLVNLRGLTCQPISFAGFGAEQDDLEDLGLGP; encoded by the exons ATGTTTTCAGAGCAGGCAGCACAGAGGGCCCACACTCTGCTCTCCCCGCCATCGGCCAGCAATGCCACCTTTGCCCGGGTGCCTGTGGCCACGTACACCAACTCCTCACAGCCCTTCCGACTGGGAGAGCGCAGCTTTAACCGACAGTACGCCCATATTTATGCCACACGCCTTATCCAGATGAGACCCTTCCTGGTGAGCCGGGCGCAGCAGCACTGGG GCAGCCGAGTCGAAGTGAAGAAGTTGTGTGAGCTGCAGCCCGGGGAGCAGTGCTGTGTGGTGGGCACGCTGTTCAAAGCCatgcctctccagccctccatcctGCGGGAAATCAGCGAGGAG CACAACCTGATCCCCCAGCCGCCTCGGAGCAAATACATCCACCCAGATGACGAGCTGGTCTTAGAAGATGAATTGCAGC TCAAACTGAAGGGCACCATTGATGTATCAAAGTTGGTCACAG GAACGGTCTTGGCCGTGTTTGGCTCTGTGAAGGATGACGGTAAGTttcaggttgaggaccactgctttgCTGACCTGGCGCCACAGAATCCTGTGCCCCCACTTGACACAGACAG ATTTGTGCTACTGGTGTCCGGACTGGGCCTGGGCGGCGGTGGCGGGGAGAGCCTCCTGGGCACGCAGCTGCTGGTGGACGTGGTGACCGGACAGCTTGGGGACGAAGGAGAGCAGTGCAGTGCTGCCCACGTCTCTCGAGTCATCCTTGCAGGCAACCTCCTCAGTCATAACACCCAGAGCCGAGACTCCATCAACAAG GCCAAATACCTCACCAAGAAAACCCAGGCAGCCAGTGTGGAGGCAGTCAAAATGCTGGACGAGATCCTACTGCAGCTGAGC GCCTCAGTACCTGTGGATGTGATGCCGGGAGAATTTGATCCAACCAACTATACACTCCCACAGCAGCCCCTGCACCCCTGCATGTTCCCCCTGGCCACTGCCTACGCCACACTCCAGCTGGTCACCAACCCATACCAAGCCACTATTGACGGAGTAAG GTTCCTGGGGACATCTGGACAGAACGTGAGCGATATCTTCCGGTATAGCAGCATGGAGGACCATTTAGAGATCCTAGAGTGGACCCTGCGAGTCCGTCACATCAGCCCCACGGCCCCAGACACCCTAGGTATCTGCTCAGTTACACTTGTGGGACCAAGGGCCGGGATGGGTTCCCAGCACAGCCTGGTACTCAGAAAAGCTGTTTTGGCAACTGGTCTGGAACGTTCGTTCTGTCCATGGTCAAAGCCTGCACCGTACAGACTGGGAGCATACCGTCCTAGAACTGCTGGGCCGTGGGACCACAGAGCACTTTGGTCACAGTTGGGGTGCTGTTGGCATtcagtgagaggggagggacCCCTTAGTGGGACAGCTCAACAACAGGCCTTCCTCCAGGGTGCTATCCCTTCACAAACCGAATTC TCTGCAACACCCCAGCTTGGCTCTAAAGTCATCCG AGGTCCCGAGGACCAGGCCGTGCTGTTGGTGGCCGTTCCTGACTTCAGTTCCACACAGACAGCCTGCCTGGTGAACCTGCGTGGCCTGACCTGCCAGCCTATCAGCTTTGCAGGATTTGGGGCAGAGCAAGACGACCTGGAAGACCTGGGGCTGGGTCCCTAG